Part of the Lolium rigidum isolate FL_2022 chromosome 6, APGP_CSIRO_Lrig_0.1, whole genome shotgun sequence genome, ATATACGTATGGTGTCAGCCACCTGCTGCTCTCTAATTGGTCACATTTCATCCTCGCGCGTACCCGGGTTCCGTTAGCCATTTTCGGGTCTTTTATGGCTAATGTTCTGACTCCAGCAAGCGACCCGGAGGattggaacctgggtacgcgcgcacccgtttacgaaaagttcaaaaaaatgctatttaaaagtttccaaaaatgtgaagtaaaattttgcatgtacatattatgttgatacttactcgtgtgagttttcacgaaaaaataccattgtgtgtggcctgtataaaaatgacaaaatgtccaaatgagaatagtgaacaggaatttgtactattcacaggaataggaatttgcattttgtcatttttgtgtaggtcacacacaatggtatttttccgtgaaaacacacatgagtaagtaccaacataatatctacatgcaaaaatttacttcacatttttggaaacttttacatagtatttttttgaacttttcagtAACGGATAGCGTAGCATCtgaggttccattcaccattttcgcTCCAGCAAGCTCCTATACTTACATAGTAGTCTCGTCTGTGACTTTAACTGGGTGAACTTGGACCTGTCCGGCTGTTCCCTAGCAGCAACAATTGGCCCACAATTGTTCCATAGTCTATACTTGACGACTGCTCACATTGAGGAACCTAGACTGAGATGAAATTGATTCGCTCGATCTGTCCTTCTCTTCGTCTTGCTCGCTAGACGAGACTTTGTCCCCAAGCTCTGAAAATTTTCTAGGTACGCCACTGTATGGAGACACAATCAACACCACCCCCATACCACAGATTGGGAAGATGTTAAAGGTGAGGCTGAGCGCGGCGGAGAAGACCAGTTTTCTGCTCAGCGCCACCTGCAATGGCATCAGAAGATTGCTGTAACATCTCAAAATAGGGTTCAATCAGAACCGAGCAAACTGCCTAGCCTACCTCAGATCACGGGCATCATGGGGTCGACAACCCTGGCGTTGATCCATGCGAGAGAAAACTGCCATTTATTTCCCCTTCGCACAACAACACGAATTCCGGCCAGGGGCAGATCTGGAAccaggaggagtgtagtgcggcggcggcagtgtTGGTCCGTGTGGTGGCCTGCAGCGGATGGCAGGgcagggcagcggcggcggcggtggcggcggcggcgacggctcaGGTCGAGGGAAGTGATTAGGGGCGCGGTCCTTGTTTGTGGAGCAGAGGGACGTATTTTTCCAGGTGATCCTGTCTCGGCCCAAGTTGGTGTGGCCCATGTTGGCGCGGGCTGAacgggagacgacgacgacgaaaatTAACGTATCGAGAGTTGCAAGGAGCATTGGGAGTAACGAATAAATGCCGTAAACAGAAAACACATTGGCGATCTGGTATGAGGTGTTATCATGGATCCAATCAACTTATAAAGCGATCAGAGGCAACAAACCTATTGAGAATCAATCTTGTGTTATTGTGGTTGTGGCTTCCGCATGCATGTCTACTATCTGAAGAATTGACAGCAAGATTCAGTTTGGCAAGCCTCTGTTACCATATGTAGGTGGACATGGTTATCGTCCTTTACATCATTAGTTTGGGAACCTAGAATTTTACCACTAATATGTCGTCAAAGGAAAACATCAAAAAGGTCATACCAAAAAATATCCATACATTTTGTTCTAGTAAAGAATTATGTTTTCCTTGAGATAACATAGACTCTGATTTCCAGTTTTGTCAATAATTAGTATGTTGTTGATGAAGCATTTCTTCCTAACATTTCTTAAGAGGTTATACCCAAAATAGATTATAACTTCTAATAGCATGCCAAACCTATCATGAAAATCAAAGTACTCATGAACAGCTCATGTAGAGGTTATTGATATGATGAGTATCAAGTACTTGAGCTGTTGTCACATGGAAACAACCGGATCAATATATAGAATTTTGATGTACCAAGGGAATAACCTTTTATCGGAAATTATATGTTCATTAAACAGTGAACATTAAAACATGCTTCACACAAAAATAGTTTGTAAGGCTGCACTATGGACTTCACAATCTAGTGTGGATGTGGCCGTGAACTGCACCAGTAATGCTTGCATCATACACATTTACAGCTTTAATTTATTGCTCGCAATATAATGTAGTCATACACACATTTACACACGATAATAATCCTATAATGACACACCTCATATACTCAATGAACCGGATAAGCAATCGAGCTAAAgttgagaaaagaataaaatacaATATATCGCTCGCATCAGCGCTAAACAACAAGTAATCTTGAGATGTTATAACAGGTTACTGAAATTCTTAACATATTTGCTGATGATAAACACACCCAACGTAGTTCCCAGCATGTGAACCTGCGAGGGCTCTGTAAAAAACTATTTGTCACCTTCTCCTAAGTTTGGGGCTACTACAGTAGAAGGTTTAATGGTGTTTCTCCTTTTTGCAACAGATATGAATATATTTATAAAGCACGTTATGCTGAACCGCTAGTTTGTAGAGCTACATACCATATTTTGTTTGGTACAATTTCAACATTTAACAAGTCTATCTTGATGTCAGTTCTAATTCCATTCTCCAAAGAACACATAATATCACAAGCTAAAATaaatatcttgttatttagagCAATAAGCCTCAATTTTAAATTTGCTGGAAAATCATGAGAAGAACAATACATCTCACAATATGAGCATATGGAACAATTACCCCTCACACTTTTATGTGACCATTAAACAAGATTACCTCAACAAAAAAACATAACCAGAGAGCCTTGCAGGAATCTTTAAGCCAGCATCAATGGTGCGACCATACCAAGCACATAGTATATAATATAGACATATACATAATCTCACCAGCAGTTCAGCGATGCAACAAGAATGCTACCATACAAATTACCTGGCTCTTCTTATGTGAAGTAGGAAAGGTGTGATATTGCATGACTATTATGTTATTAGAAGAAAAAAGAATTAAAATTCAAAACTTTCTATGCTAAAAAATAAATTCAGTATAGAACAAACCTGAACAGTACTGCAACATGTTCTTAAGACTTGTTTGCTGTTCTCCAATTTAGACCGCTCCTAGGATAGTCATTGCTGTAGGTTTTTTTGCAGCGGTTTTACATTTATCTAGGCTGTGGTTCCCTGGCGACATATATAACTGGGTCTTTTATGGCTAATGTTCTGACTCCAGCAAGCTCCTATACTTACATAGTAGTCTCGTCTGTGACTTTAACTGGGTGAACTTGGACCTGTCCGGCTGTTCCCTAGCAGCAACAATTGGCCCACAATTGTTCCATAGTCTATACTTGACGACTGCTCACATTGAGGAACCTAGACTGAGATGAAATTGATTCGCTCGATCTGTCCTTCTCTTCGTCTTGCTCGCTAGACGAGACTTTGTCCCCAAGCTCTGAAAATTTTCTAGGTACGCCACTGTATGGAGACACAATCAACACCACCCCCATACCACAGATCGGGAAGATGTTAAAGGTGAGGCTGAGCGCGGCGGAGAAGACCAGTTTTCTGCTCAGCGCCACCTGCAATGGCATCAGAAGATTGTTGTAACATCTCAAAATAGGGTTCAATCAGAACCGAGCAAACTGCCTAGCCTACCTCAGATCACGGGCATCATGGGGTCGACAACCCTGGCGTTGATCCATGCGAGAGAAAACTGCCATTTATTTCCCCTTCGCACAACAACGCGAATTCCGGCCAGGGGCAGATCTGGAAccaggaggagtgtagtgcggcggcggcagtgtTGGTCCGTGTGGTGGCCTGCAGCGGATGGCAGGgcagggcagcggcggcggcggtggcggcggcggcgacggctcaGGTCGAGGGAAGTGATTAGGGGCGCGGTCCTTGTTTGTGGAGCAGAGGGACGTATTTTTCCAGGTGATCCTGTCTCGGCCCAAGTTGGTGTGGCCCATGTTGGCGCGGGCTGAACGGGAGACGACGACGAAAATTAACGTATCGAGAGGTTCGCAGAATAAGGAAcacgttccttctttttaagtagtgtagatagacGAGACTTTGTCCCCAAACTCTGAAAATTTTCTAGGTACGCCACTGTATGGAGACACAATCGACACCACCCCCATACCACAGATCGGGAAGATGTTAAAGGTGAGGCTGAGCGCGGCGGAGAAGACCAGTTTTCTGCTCAGCGCCACCTGCAATGGCATCAGAAAAGCATTAGATTGCTGTAACATCTCAAAATAGGGTTCAATCAGAACCGAGCAAACTGCCTAGCCTACCTCAGATCACGGGCATCATGGGGTCGACAACCCTGGCGTTGATCCATGCGAGAGAAAACTGCCATTTATTTCCCCTTCGCACAACAACGCGATTTTCGGCCAGGGGCAGATCTGGAAccaggaggagtgtagtgcggcggcggcagtgtTCCGTGTGGTGGCCTGCAGCGGATGGCAGGGCAGggcagcggcggtggcggcggcggcgacggctcaGGTCGAGGGAAGTGATTAGGGGCGCGGTCCTTGTTTGTGGAGCAGAGGGACGTATTTTTCCAGGTGATCCTGTCTCGGCCCAAGTTGGTGTGGCCCATGTTGGCGCGGGCGGAacgggagacgacgacgacgaaaatTAACGTATCGAGAGGTTCGCAGAATAAGGAAcacgttccttctttttaagtagtgtagatacaAGTGCAAATATGTAGAAAGCCCCTaatatatggggaaactacaatatacagatatatactctaaccccccccctcaaactcatggtggatcgacaacactgagtttggagagtaagaagtcatgctgcgctcgagtttgtgcctttgtaaagaaatccgccaactgcaaatctgaaggcacataatgaaccgcaacaacctcatcctacacctgagcacgtgtataaaaagcatcaacaccaatatgcttggtcagctcatgcttgcccGTGGttgtgttccgctctctgaggtactggctgagcttcatgctgaggagactcgtcttcgtggtgctggtcttcttgaggttccctctgtacttgctgctcatggctcctgtgccgtctgctcgtggtcCTCCTATGCTGtcggcttcgttgcggtctccagTACCGCCGATACTCTCTACTCCTCCGTCCAGGGCCAGAGTCCgcctcagcagcctcgtggtatgACAGCACCTCCCTGCGCCTACTGTGGCAGGTCTGGCCACGATGTCTCTAGCTGCTGGAAGAGTGATGCCAGCTTACGTCAGCGGTACCATGCTCGTCGgcaggctggttcttcaggatcttctgctgttgcgctgtctgatcaggacattattcGTGGTCTTTGTGGTCTGCTCGctgctacaggctcttcctcgtcGGGTACTGTtggttctgtgcctggctcttctgacaccgcgcgaccaccaccttctacacaatcaggtacgtcatccctgtggaatctggattctggagcttcttttcatatgacttctacgtcttctattctttctgctcttcggtCTCTCAGACGGCtcatagcgctgacgaagaaaagcccactgagcagcagtgggaagacccatgaacttagcagcatactgaggcagaagAGCAGCCGGTACGTCGCAACAGCAGTAGaatggtcctggaccttccggtcatactcAGTCAGAGCAGTATCATCggtactcttggctgcatccttgacCTCCTGAGTAGCATCGGGGGCAAGGGCAACTGGCGTCAGTGCAATAGgcgccgtaggagcaacggggcgcggcggacaggagacctcgccagaaaggacaccccaaagacgaagaccccgcatgtggacgcgcatgaaggaaGCGAAATTAGGATAATTCGAGCCATCAAAAATCACCGGGCAGAGaggaatcgcaacatagcccgacgaggaagacatctctctctcctttttttcttttttcagatCAGATCACGCACGCGACGGGAGGTCGCAGATCACGCGCGCGACGGGACTGCGGCAGACGGCCAGGAGGCGGCCGGGGCGAAGTCGACCGGGGCGGGCGGCCGAGGTGGTCGGCAGCAGGCGGGCGATGGGGCGACGGCGGGCCGGGGCGGGGCGGCCGAAGGCGGTGTGGCGAACTGGCGGCGGCcgagggcggggcggcggcgggggacggGCAGCGGCCGGGGAACGTGCGGCGGCCGGGGAACGGGTGGCGGCCGGGCAGAGGAGGCGACCGGCGGGTGGAGACGAACGGAgacgggccggtcggccgggagAGAGGCGGCGGCCGACGATGGAGGACGGACGAGGCGGCCGGACGCGGTGGCGGCGAGCCGGGGCGGACGACGGCGAggtagaggcggcggcggccgggcgcaACGGCAGGGAaccggggcgggcggcggcggctgcgtgtaGAGGAGCTACCTTATAGCCCTGATATCATGTTAtggtaatatgcttgttgtattactagGGGGGACAAATACCACAATATATAGTatatgtacaggtgcaaatatgcaggaagccccctaacatatggagaaactacagtatacagatatatactctaacacctACAACTCACATAAGACCACAGCGTACAGACAAGTTACCATGAAACCTTAATACTTTCCTAAGAAACTGAATCCAACCGAGACTCCATGATTATGGAAGATTACTGCTAACAGGTATTGGGTGCATCACCGTCTCCTCCTATGACGAAATAGAAACACATATCTGGTttagcagaacatcagcgaccgtCTCATGCACTCTTCTCAGAAGTTGTCACTCTCATCAACCGCAGAGCCATTTTCAGCAACCCTTTCCAAACCTACCGTCGACGTCACCACGGTGTCAGACAACATCCTCGCCATGCGCGAGTCCATCATGTCACGCCCATCACTAAGACCACACGGCTCCATGCCGAGATTTGTCATCGTAGGCGCGATAGATGCACAGAATTCAACACGGTCAATGCGCCATCTTGTCTTGGTTGTGTTCTACACCTTCCTCGACTTCATCCCGTGAAGACATCTTCAGACTCTAACAAAATCAAAACAAAACAATAGAAAGTGCATTTTCAAACTTTAACATACTAGCGAACTAAGAAGATGAAATATAATCAACAAGAGGAGATTAAGAAAAGGAATAACTATACATATATTGGAAAAATGGCACAGATTAACAACATATATTACCTCCAAAATGATGTTAGTCTCCATGTGGTAGGGTTTGCTTGTGTAAATTAGGTGCCATTTCTTCTCATTGTCTCCGTCATCTGCATAAGCCTCGACATGCTGGATATGGTTGAACTTGACCCACTCGGAGCCAGACTTCCCGGCAGCCATGGAAGTAAGTAACTTGGGGTTGCAGCGCTCCAGCAACAAATGACTAGGATCTACAGTCTGCAAGTACAACGGAAGATGTTCCTCTCTCTTGAAAATTCTCACCGAAAGTCTTCGAAGTGTAGTCATCTCCTGTAGCAACTCGAGCTTTGGGCAGTAGCTGATCGCAAGCTTTTGCAATTTGGGGAAATTCGATATCCTAGTCAGGTAGGGGATGTCATACAGCTCGAGCTCAACCACCGAAGCAAAGTTTTCTACAGAGTGTAGACCTTTGACACTCCATATAATAATTGTTTTCAAAGACCTTGCATGGAAGGCAAGACCAGGAGGGATACACCTCAATTTGCCACCTAGGATAAGAAGGTTATCCAAGGCCGGCATAGCATGTACTTCCTTCTCCCACTCCCACTCCTCCCATTGCACCATTCCCTCCAAGTACAACTTTTTTAATCTCGGAAAAGCAGCCGCCGCCTGGGATGAAGCATGGTCATGATGGTTGTAGGGATGCACAAATTCTTGCCCAATATGCTTGATTGCTCTAGCACTTTCAATTTTAAGGAACTCCAAGCACGGGAGCTGACACAAGCCATCAGGAAGTTGACTGCACCAAGTCAGGTCATTTAAATGTACAATCCTCAAGCCACTGAGaggcgtcgttgttgtcgacATCATCCATCTTGGGAGGTGACGCCCAAAATATCCATTTATACTAAGATATTCTAAGCAAGGAAGGGGACAAAGCTCATCAAACACAACCTCAATTGTCCTCCCTTCCTCCTCGGACACTTCTTTGACCACCATGTTGTTGCATTCTAAGACAAGTCTGGTGAGTTGTGCCTTTGCACCTAGTCTAGCCTTTGCAACGGACGAAGTAGCAGATACATTCTCTAGACCCTTTAATCCAAGTTCTCTGAGCTGGAAAAGAGGCCCCAACTCTTCCAAACTACACCAATCACCATCAGTATAAGAAGGAAACCCATATATTGCCACCAAATTTGTTAGAGCACGAAAACCACTTGGAATCCTATTTACATGTGTGCCATCAATGTTTAGATGTCTCAGTTCTTGTATCTTAACAATGCTACCAGGAAGTTTCACAAAGCCTTCACAATCTTCAACACTAATGTGTTGCAAGAATTTCATCTCGTAGATGCTCTCCGGCAGCCTATATATACCGATGCAACCTTTTAACACCAAATACCTCAAGTGCTTGAGTTGATGCACAGAGTCAACTAATCCACCCAACTCTGCCGACTCAATATGAAGGGTCCGTAGACTTGAGAAGGTGAGCAAGGAGTCGCTGGTCTGAACTTTGAAGCTTCCAGTCAAAATTAGTGTTCTAAGCGATTTCTGCTCACTTAAATACCTCCACTCAAACGTATCTGATTGCACTCCTCCTGTTTCTATGGACAATCTAACATAACTGTGTGATCTAAGTTTGTTTTTAACA contains:
- the LOC124659984 gene encoding putative disease resistance protein RGA1 yields the protein MAVVLEALASYVTNMLTEMAKEEVGMLIGVSGEIDKLGVKLRDLKHFLADADRKNITDESVRGWVDELKRAMYLATDILDLCQLKAMEKTPSKGMGCFNPLLFCMRNPLHAHDIGTRIKVLNQTLDDICKRGGSFNFIKLETYQDRKMNRSFATDRKTDSLIERSGAVGEKIEDDTRALVEVLTKEVPSDKSDHLMVVAIVGVGGIGKTMLAKKVFNDEAMEGKFAKKIWLSITRDFNDVDLLSAAIAAAGGDMPAGGLARDKSLLIVVLRNAIRDKKLFLVLDDMWGVDAWEKLLMVPFSYGGPGSRVLITTRQETVCRSMKAVHHHHVDKLGPDDAWSLLKKQVLTSEGDEPQVCTLKDIGLQIIEKCDGLPLAIKVMGGLLCQKEKTRRDWEDVLNDDIWSVSRIPDELNYAIYLSYEDLPPSIKQCFLHFSLIPKKAELIVNEVVSMWIGEGLVHGDSYSLEEEGIRYYKELILRNLIDPNIEYPGQFICSMHDVICSFAQFVARDEALVARRGDIVKNKLRSHSYVRLSIETGGVQSDTFEWRYLSEQKSLRTLILTGSFKVQTSDSLLTFSSLRTLHIESAELGGLVDSVHQLKHLRYLVLKGCIGIYRLPESIYEMKFLQHISVEDCEGFVKLPGSIVKIQELRHLNIDGTHVNRIPSGFRALTNLVAIYGFPSYTDGDWCSLEELGPLFQLRELGLKGLENVSATSSVAKARLGAKAQLTRLVLECNNMVVKEVSEEEGRTIEVVFDELCPLPCLEYLSINGYFGRHLPRWMMSTTTTPLSGLRIVHLNDLTWCSQLPDGLCQLPCLEFLKIESARAIKHIGQEFVHPYNHHDHASSQAAAAFPRLKKLYLEGMVQWEEWEWEKEVHAMPALDNLLILGGKLRCIPPGLAFHARSLKTIIIWSVKGLHSVENFASVVELELYDIPYLTRISNFPKLQKLAISYCPKLELLQEMTTLRRLSVRIFKREEHLPLYLQTVDPSHLLLERCNPKLLTSMAAGKSGSEWVKFNHIQHVEAYADDGDNEKKWHLIYTSKPYHMETNIILESLKMSSRDEVEEGVEHNQDKMAH